DNA from Vicia villosa cultivar HV-30 ecotype Madison, WI unplaced genomic scaffold, Vvil1.0 ctg.004457F_1_1, whole genome shotgun sequence:
cataataaacaacaacaaaaaacttatgagcaaactatacctacatcatagtggtgtagatccttatcagccactcgcaactgaaaatgattagcacaaacttgaattttccttcccaattttccttcccaattttccttcccaattttccttctgagacgacggagccgactctagagtagccttctgtttaacttcggcagtcaggctctcgatggagatcagagccgaactcaaggaagcaaccggcgctgcgacagatggaacaaacgacgctgaaacagatggacgaacaaccggagctgcaacaacagacggaggagaggtaaccggggccggagcatatgacggaggaggtggatgtccggaggaagaaggattggaggtacgtccaccgcgagagccacggccaccaccaccacggcctgatcctgcagcattgatggatgattgttgagaatgtgcaggagatggttgactccagcgattttcgggatgatttcctccaccgcggcgagacattgtgatgaaagcagtaacaagagatagaaaacgttaaagcaaagaagaagacttaggatcgaaaatgatttgggatattttgaaagaaaaatgggtgagaagcttttaaataggaaagtgttttagaagttaaccgtctgagagtggtggggagaaggaaaagggaacttcgaaatttcaaaaggttttttattcttttaaatagggcgtggctgtggagcttcccaatttttgttacgtaggcttttaagtaggaaagtgttaccacatttcttagaaggtaaccgtcttagaaggcttacgtaggcacatgtgtccacatttcttacttgatcaggggacgtcattacaaaaaaatcaaacaaaggggtgcgctgggaaagtcaaagttctatgtttataatccagaagatggatagtgttcgcggcgatgaaatccaagaatctacatattgaaatcagaacaatccaaaaactaagatgataaatccaatacaaaaacactgtgcgatacaatccgaaatcagaacaaaacaaaacaaaacacgtcaaacaaaacaaaaacacgttattctgcccgacgagcgttacaaaatacacatcaaacaaaataaaaacacgttattcttcccgacgagcgaactcctccgaatgaagataattataccaatcctcatcccactcagtatcagaaccatcagcgttgatcacgcctgaagactgagtctgcacgtccgagccatggacccccaggggacgagaagcagaaccagtcaaaaccttcttcttctccttcacctccttcacctccttcacctccttcacctccttcacctccttctttgaagaaccctttcttcccttagcgccacccattcctgcgtaaaaatgaagaaagaaaggtccatgagacctccttttataaaagaagaaagggacacaaacttcaaagaaacaggcacaataaacaaaggcgttaaaaataaagtacttgcaaattaaaacggacactccctaccctctctagaagacgcagtcctgcgtgctggttgattgtctgacatgttcctgtaaacaattgaaatcgattaatatgcgagacaaaataaaaaacaaaaaaatttgaacttctgatacatttcggaagttcatttccgaaaactgggatggaggtgttttcggaaatgaacttccgaaacacccctgcgatggagttttctgcaacttccatggcagacccctaaaccaaacttcaaaccaaatcaaaatgcttctaaacaacctaaatactactaacaacctaaccatatatcatttatgcaattaaaaccctaaataacatgcatttgaataatagatctaaaaatttcaaaacttacaaagtgttaggattgagggcttttgaatgttgtttagcagtgtgattggagccttgatgcagctttagaattctgtttgcacaaattttcgcctttgccactttttgttttgatttagggtaaatgattgggggaggggggagtgttttgataaatctgcagaaatcgcagtatttcgaaagtgaacttccgaaataatgttttcggaaatgaacttccgaaataagtcaatttttttaaaaaaagacgctttcggaaatgaacttccgaagcagaggtattttagaattttcgctgggggtgacccccatagggaggtggctaaagaaattttcatattaTATAGACTCGATTCAAGTGATATATGTATAATAATATCTACAATATTTATCATTCCCAATTATCATAGCTTCTCAAATAATTTGGAGGTCTTAATCtaactttaaaaattaatatcTTATATCTCAACGTCTCTCCTCTCCAGATATGAAACATATCGAcgatttatgtaatttttttctttttctttgttattataacaaaaaattattgaaattttGACTCATAAAAGTATgacttttgaaatttttttcatgTAAAATTTCTCTATTTAAAGAGAAAATCATATcattttataaagaaaaatattttttttgaacacttcaaacattaaaaataaagtgttttaattaataaacaacaaaaaatttagtTGTAAAATATGTAAATATATCACAACTCTTTGTTTTTTTAAAGATCTAACAAATAACTACTAGTGCAATTGTAATCCTATGTCAATGCATATTCATagagaaatataaacataaatttttttatatttttataattataagatTCTCAAAATTTTATGACATTATAATAAAAGTcttgaaattttattaaaatgtatATAGTAGCATGAAAACAATTGTcgtaaaataagtaaatatatcaCGACTCTTTGTTTTTTTAAAGATCTAACAAATAACTAGTGCAATTGTAATCATGTGTTAATTTATATTGATAGAAAAATATAAAcattacaaattttatatttaaaaatatttttataattataagatTCTCAAAATTTTGAGAAATTGCAATAAAGGTCTCCAAATTTTATTAGAGTTTATATAATAGCATGAAAAAagttgaattgattaaaaattataaaaattttagGTTAGATTAATCCGAatttgttaaatatattttatatctcttaattttatttattatctatttaattatagaagtttaattaaaaataattttaatattgttgaaattttaagaaattataaaataataaaataataaatctttttatataaaaaaatagataaaaccactctattatattttatcataaaagtttgataatgaataaatatttttaaaaaaatttgttaaaaaaattaaaaaaatatattgttatgAATCTTGTTGTTAATTGcgacaaaattcaatatcaatttgtgaggcaAAGAAAAGTAGGAACCATGATCTACAGCAATTATAATTCGTACACAGATAATATAACATAATAACGCGAGAAAAAGACGaaggtttgtttacccagttcgatcaaacgatctactcTGGGGGAGAGAGCAGCTCTCCAATTAAAtatactcagaaagttgttacaagagattacaaatgagttacaagaaaatagcttTCATAGTTTCCaaagaacaaaccctattttctacccaagtgtttcccaacctctccaactcttagtataagaatcactcaaacccaaggtgtttagaagtattttccaatccccttagataactTCAAAGGTTTTCCAAAAACCTTTGTCTTTCTAAGTTTTCCTTTGAAATTCCCTAAACCCTTATTCTCAGGGCCGATCCTGACTTTTTGGAGGCCCGGGGCAAATAAAAAAATAGAcctctaataaaaaaaatagagcaactaaccttgaattttgattattttttattctatttttatatgAAAGGTTAatgattatatataaatataaaagcgCATATGAGCAAAGAATTTGATTAGTTTGGTTTAAAAATTTTGTTGACCGaaacttcttcatcatctttattGTTCGAAACATATATTCTCTTTGATGAAGCTTCTTCATTAGCAGACAATGATTCTTTGGAAGATCATTCCTCTACTGAAATTGTTTTTCCAACAAAACCATGAAGTTgatttcacaatttcttcaataaAAGAATCTCTTTGATGAATAATGATGATTCTTTTAGGATTCTTAAAATAATCCTTTCACGCTTCAACATGTGAACTAACTTGTTGAGCTTTTCACctagatttttttttcttctgaaaatcAAAATCACTTCGATCTTTTGATTTAAAGATTAGATCAGATTTTTGTTTCAAATTCTTAAATCTTAGATATTTGTCAGACACACAAGTACTAGCCTATCTTAAACATgattttatgagaatttttttaaaagtattaaaagttatttaaattatttttttattaattaaaagaataattttgaCATCTAATTATTTAAATCTTTATTAGTAAAGATTATAATATAACTAAAATCATATAGTTTTTTAAAATGATCtatctaaaaattaattttttagtataataaaattatatttaagtgatattttaaaatctaaaaaataataaaatattaaaaacttaGAATAAATTACATTTTATGTGCTATAGGATCACAAATttctaaaacataattttaaGTGTTTAACAAAAAATCAAGTATCGAATCCATCTTATGGATCCTTCATTTATAGGATTAAGTGGCAATCGTTAACGCTGGGACAAGTTGAATAATGCTTTGTATTTTCcagaaatatattatatttaatatattagcaCTAATTTCTCAAAGCCCATAAAATATGATTTTGAGGCCTTATTTTTTGTGAGACCATCGGTTATGGACCTGCTTGCCCGGCCCATGGCCGGTCCTACTTATTCTCCCTTGTTGCTATAAGCTCTAAGATTGTCTCAATAATAATATAAGCTCTAAAATCCAACAAATCCATACCAAATCCCAAAAATATCtccttaattgttagaataaaatatattattataattttataatatctctcaaatattataaatatcttataacatCTCTTAgacaattataaatatatattttataatatcttttagactattataaatatatcttataatatcttttagaatattataaatatcttataatatctttttatattaacttatatgatctccaaattaatataaaatattctaacattaatgaaaTGATCAATGAACCGAACCGACCGAATCCGATACCCGTAAATCGCTCGAACCAGATTACTTTTTGGCTTTCTGAATTCTTGGCAAtttcaaaatatgttttctttctcttcatcaacaaatgttttaaggcatacttcaacaatctccaccttgacttTAAACCGTGTTGATACTAATTTAACAATCATCAACATTGCTGCTCTCTACCAAGTTGAAACTCTAATCAATAATcttgatcaaattcaaacaacTCTTGAATCTTGATCTCGCCACTTGCATCCACTTGTTTCCAATTACCTTTTTCTTCTTATGTAATTTAACAAGCCTACAAGTATGATTTTTCAACCACCCTTGACTCCACCTGTTTTCAAATGTCTCCCTGaaggtttttcttcttttattttgcagTCCTTCAGCCatattaaaaacataatatcCAAGGCTAGCATAACCGTCCCTTTGAGATGCTACAATAACCCTCCTTaccttatcatgagtcaaatgataaTCAGAGATCTCTGTAATTGTTTCCTCACTACTACTAGTATCCATAGAAGGAAACTCCATCTCAAACTGAGTTTTCTCCGTTATAGTTTCTACCAGGTTTCTCCCTTTGTTTTCACTATTCTCCCTCTAAAGAATTTCTCTACCAACCAAGTAAGATGTTTTAACCTCAACTCTTCCCCAAAAACTTAATAACAACTCAGCGGTAACATGCATTTTTATTCCTTGATTTCTGCAAAATTCATTATACTCCTCTGAAACTTTCTCAAGACATTCATAATGCCTTAAACCCAAATCCCATAGTTCTTCTTTGTCATGAAAGCCTTCactagttaatgatgaatgaataacaacatttgaaccttctaaaatatatatacCACATATTTTAGACCCTTTAGAAATAATCAATTCATCATGCGAAATCTTTAACACTCCATGTTCAACTCTAGTACAATAGCCTAGATCATCAAACATACTTATCGATAACAAATTTTGCTCGAGTTCTGGAACATACCTCACATTGTGAATAAGAAGTTCACGATCATCAAACATTCTAAGTCTAACTGTATCAATACCTTGAACCTTGCAAGCCTTATTATCACCAAGGCGAACAACTCCACCTTGCACTATCTTCAAAGTTTCAAAGTATTCTATTCTTGGACACTAGTGATAAGAGCAACCTGAGTCAATGACCCAACTATATTCAGTTTCCAAACTGGATACTACTAGTACATCGGCATCCTTATAACTTTCCTCACCCAAGGCAACAACAACTTGAACAGAATCTCAATTAATCTTTCTCTCAGGACAATCTCTTTTAAAGTGACTAATTTTCtgacaattaaaacattttaccttTGACTTGTTGGACCTCTTTGATTTGGACATCCCTTTAAGCGCACCTCCTCCTCTTGACACATTTAAGCCTTCACCACTATCTTCTATCTTCAAATCTTTCAACTTTGAAAATTCTGATTTCACCGCCGTTTGgacttcatccaaagtaataGTACCTTCCTTACCATAAGTACCTTCCTTACCATAAATAAGGGCATCCTTAAAGTTCTCAAAGGACCTGGATAATAAACTCAACAGGAGCAAAACCTTAtcctcatcatcaatcttcacttcaatattctcaagatcatcGATAATCTTGTGAAATTCTGTAAGCTGTTCAACTATGGATTTGTACTCCACCATTCGGAATGAATAGAGTTTTTGTTTCAAACACAACCTGTGAGCCAAAGAATTagtcatatacaatgattcaagttttgCCCACATAGCAACCGCAGTTTGCTCCCTAGAGACTTCTCTTGGAACTTTATCTCCGAGGCACAAGATAATGGCACTCCTGGCCTTATCCACCATCTCGGTCTTCTGTACCTGTGTAAGCCCTGCGGGAATCAATGCTTCACTCTTCAAAGCATCGATACACTTATCTTGAATTAAAATTACTTGCATCTTAATTTTCCACAATCCGAAGTCGTTGTTATCGGAAAATTTCTCGATCTTCCATCTAACCATGATGCTCACTTGTAAACAATACCTCTTtgctccatgctcaccgcaccacttGTTATGAATCTTGTTGTTAATTacgacaaaattcaatatcaatttgtgaggcaAAGAAAAGTAGGAACCAACATAAATGgtctacaacaataataattcgtacacagataatataacagaataaggcgagaaaaagaagaaggtttgtttacccaattcaatcaaacgatctactctgggggagagagcagctctccaattcactatactcagaaagttgttacaagagattatagATGAGTTACAATAAAATAGCCTTCATAATTCCCaaagaacaaaccctattttctacTCAAGTgtttagggatgtcaatggggcggggcggggacgggggatacattcccatcacaatccccgccaTTGAATCTAGTCCCCATCCCCACTTCGGATCCCCGCTTCGGgggattttgtcccccatccccgtccccacGGATCCCCACGGATCATGCAGAGatctataaacatgattttttttatatataattttaaaccaaattaatagtaaaagcttcaaaaactaaccaataaatatattgtttttacaatatttaatctataatatcgaacaaaattttcaaactaaaaaaatgaaaaaatcatttatatcactcttttactaacaatacatatatattttaaatttgtgtataagattaattatataaaatgtcaaataaacttacataataatttaaaattatatataaattaattaaggacattatgctattttattcggggcggggactccacggggcgggggatatttacgccacccccgtccccgaagtgccttcggggagactttgatccccatccccatccccgcgGGGGGAAAATTCCCCATCTTTGGGGCCCCAAACAGAGAATCCCCACGGAGATCCCCGCTAACGGAGGCAAATTGACATCCCTACAAGTGTTTCCTAACCTCTCCAACTCTCAGtataagaatcactcaaacccaagGTGTTTAGAAGTATTTCCCTATCCCCTTAGATAACTTCAAAGGTTTTCCAAAAACCTTTGCCTTTCTAAGTTTTCCCTTGGAATTCCCTAAACCCTTGTTCTCCCTTGTTGCTGTAAGCTCTAAGATTGTCTCACTATAATAAtataagagatacatatttataatacccaaaatccaacaaatccataccaaatcccaaaaatatctccttaattgttagaataaaatatattattataatcttataatatctctcaaatataataaatatcttataacatctcttagactattatatatatatatatatatatatatatatatatatatatatattataatatcttttagactattataaatatatcttataatatcttttagaatattataaatatcttataatatctttttatattagcTTATATGatctctaaattaatataaaatattctaacattaatgaaaGGATCAATAAACCGAACCGATCGAATTTGATACCCGTAAATCGCTCGAACTAGATTACTTTTCGGCTTTCTGAATTCTTGGCAAtttcaaaatatgttttctttctcttcatcaacgaaggttttaaggcatacttcaacaTATATTATATGAAAAAAACAATTTTCTTGATTAATAATAATTTGGCTCATCTCCTTGTTTGTCCTGTGTCGTAACAATTTTTAGAAAGAGcagtttaaaaaagaaaatattaaaaaatggtGTGTTCAAGATTCGAACACATGTTCTCTTGTCTAAAAAAGTATTATGCTTCCTCTACACTAATGTATCAATACTATAATTTGTTTTCatcataatcattcaaaaatatgaGGCTCCAATTTTTTTAGGCCCTGTGCAACGGGCCAGGTTGAACATGCCCAAAATCGGCCCTATCATTAATACTCATAATAATCTCTAAAATATGAGTTATACTCAACAACACCTATTATAATCCCCACAATATGAGTCATGCTCAACAAACTCCGTTGTAACGAATATCAAATCCTTACATAAATTTCCTACAAGACGTGATCACATTCTAGCAACTAAGAAGATACACCTCTTACTTAACACTGAGAAACATGTAACAAGTACAAATAATGTATGAACTTGCCATTGATGATTGGTTTGGTCAACATATCAACTACATTATCTAAAGTATGAATCTtttcaaattataaaatatgaacatTTTCAAGTAATATCTATCTAGATGTAAGTAACTCATTAATCTTGTGAAACTTATACACATGATTGTTTACCAAATAAATGGAACTCTGACTTATCACAATGGAACTAAACTCCACTTGCTCAAAACCTAATTCACTATCCAATCCTATAAGCCATATAGCTTCTTTGGTTGTTTCACATGCTGCCATGTACTTCACTTTAGTTGTTGACATGGCCATTATGGATTGAACTGATGATTTTTAACAAATAGGTTCTCGTAGTAAAGTAAAATCATACTCTGTTGTATTCCTCTTATCATCCATAACACCATTATAGTCTGAATCAACGTATCCTACAATTGAAGGATGACTATGTTCATTGGTAAACATGATACCATGACCAGTTgtacccttcaagtacttgaaAATCCACTTGACTGCTTTCAAATGACGTTTGTCTGGTTTGGACATAAACTTATTAACTTGACTTATAACTTGTGGCAAATCTGGTCTAGTGCAGACCATATCATACATTAAATAACCAACAACAGAGACATAAGGAACCTCTGACATATACTAAACTTCTCCATCTATCTCTAATCATGATCTAATGAGAGCTTAAAGTGATTCTCCAATGGAGTATTCGTAACATTCGAACTACTTATGTCAAACTTGTCTAGCACCTTTTCAACATAACTTTTATGAGAGAGCCATAATTTTCTACCATTTCTATCCTAGTGAATTTCCATACCAAGAATCTTCTTAGCAACAATTTTTCATGTCAAACTATTTTTCCAACATGTTTTTCAGTTCATTTACATAATATAAATGATTAGCAACAATCAACATATCATTAATATACAATCACAGGAAAATAAAAGATCCATAATCAAGGCTCCTAACGCAAACAAAACAATCATACTCACAAGTTCTATAGCCAATATGAGCATATGTATGAATAAAAATGTTTGTACCATTGTCTTGGAAACTTCTTTAAACCATACAAATACCTCTTCAATTTACAAACTAGTCGTCCATATCCAGTGTCACTAAACCCCTATGTCTGCTCCATTTTTTCATCTAGATTATTGTGAAAAAAATGTTGTCTTCACATTCATAAACTCTAAATGCATGTCTTGGCTAGCTACCAAGGCTAACACGGTCCTGATAGAAGTATGTTTGACGATCGAAGAAAAAATATCATCATAGTCAATAATCCCATTGTGTTGTGAgtacttgtaacaccccaattttacCCTtggtaattaatcaaataatcagagtataataattaaaacataaggataggatgtcacattttcttcGAAACAACAAAACACACTCAAGTTAAACAAgttgatacataacactta
Protein-coding regions in this window:
- the LOC131642078 gene encoding uncharacterized protein LOC131642078 yields the protein MSDNQPARRTASSREGMGGAKGRKGSSKKEVKEVKEVKEVKEVKEKKKVLTGSASRPLGVHGSDVQTQSSGVINADGSDTEWDEDWYNYLHSEEFARREE